Proteins found in one Arachis stenosperma cultivar V10309 chromosome 8, arast.V10309.gnm1.PFL2, whole genome shotgun sequence genomic segment:
- the LOC130944851 gene encoding bifunctional dihydrofolate reductase-thymidylate synthase-like, which produces MASNSFVIPNETGNGNGNGNGKLNPPPNLQRNYQVLVAATPDMGIGKDGKLPWKLPTDLKFFKEVTVTTSDPGKKNAVVMGRKTWDSIPHKYRPLPGRLNVVLTRSDSFDIAIAENVVICRSMAYALELLAEPPYSLSIEKIFVIGGGQIFRETLNAPGCEAIHITEIQTRIECDTFMPPVDSSVFQLWYSSFPKVENNIRYSFTTYVRVRRLVERATQNTDPVLDNNSDTVKFDFKNFSFLPKMILERHEEYKYLRLVEEIISEGTAKDDRTRTGTLSKFGCQMRFNLRRNFPLLTTKKVFWRGVVEELLWFISGSTNAKLLQEKGIHIWDGNALREYLDRLGLTDREEGDLGPVYGFQWRHFGARYTNMHADYSGQGFDQLLDVITKIRHNPNDRRIILSAWNPADLKLEALPPCHMFAQFYVANGELSCQMYQRSADMGLGVPFNIASYALLTCIIAHVCELVPGDFIHVIGDAHVYQNHVKPLQEQLQNLPRPFPTLKINPEKKDIDSFVASDFELSDYNPHQKIEMKMAI; this is translated from the exons ATGGCCAGTAATTCTTTTGTAATCCCCAATGAAACCGGCAATGGCAATGGCAATGGCAATGGAAAACTCAACCCACCGCCAAATCTGCAGAGGAATTACCAAGTGTTAGTGGCTGCTACACCAGATATGGGGATAGGTAAAGATGGGAAATTACCCTGGAAGTTACCTACTgatctcaaattttttaaagagGTTACTGTAACAACATCTGATCCAGGGAAGAAGAATGCTGTTGTAATGGGTAGAAAAACATGGGATAGTATCCCTCATAAATACAGGCCTCTTCCCGGCCGTCTTAATGTTGTTCTTACTCGCTCAGATAGCTTTGATATTGCAATAGCAGAGAATGTTGTTATATGTAGAAGTATGGCTTATGCTTTGGAATTGTTAGCTGAACCTCCCTATAGTTTGTCAATTGAGAAAATATTTGTTATAGGAGGTGGACAAATATTTAG GGAGACTTTAAATGCACCTGGATGTGAAGCTATCCACATCACTGAAATTCAGACTAGGATCGAGTGTGACACATTTATGCCTCCAGTTGATTCCTCTGTATTTCAGTTGTGGTACTCATCTTTTCCTAAGGTGGAAAACAACATCCGCTATTCTTTCACAACTTATGTGCGTGTAAGGCGTTTGGTGGAGCGTGCAACTCAGAATACTGATCCAGTTCTTGATAACAATTCTGATACTGTAAAGTTTGATTTCaagaatttttcttttcttcctaaaatgattcttgaaagACATGAAGAATACAAGTATCTTAGGCTGGTTGAAGAAATCATCTCTGAGGGTACAGCCAAAGATGATAGAACAAGGACTGGTACCTTGTCAAAATTTGGTTGCCAG ATGAGGTTCAATTTGCGCAGAAATTTCCCTCTTCTTACTACAAAG AAAGTATTTTGGCGAGGGGTTGTTGAAGAGCTTCTTTGGTTTATTAGTGGGTCTACAAATGCCAAG TTGCTGCAGGAAAAAGGGATCCATATATGGGATGGCAATGCATTGAGAGAATACCTAGATAG acTTGGTTTGACAGACAGGGAGGAGGGTGACTTGGGACCTGTTTATGGGTTTCAGTGGAGGCACTTTGGTGCCAG GTATACTAATATGCATGCTGACTACTCCGgccaaggatttgatcaactgTTAGATGTTATTACCAAGATAAGGCACAATCCCAATGATCGGCGGATCATTCTCTCTGCATGGAATCCAGCTGATCTTAAATTGGAGGCGCTTCCACCGTGCCACATGTTTGCACAG TTCTATGTAGCAAATGGGGAATTATCATGTCAAATGTATCAGCGATCTGCTGACATGGGCCTAGGCGTGCCATTTAATATTGCATCTTATGCCCTCCTGACCTGCATAATTGCTCATGTTTGTG AATTAGTTCCAGGTGATTTTATCCATGTCATTGGAGATGCACATGTTTACCAAAATCATGTGAAGCCTTTGCAGGAGCAGCTCCAGAACTTACCAAGGCCTTTTCCA ACTTTGAAGATAAATCCAGAGAAAAAAGATATAGATTCTTTTGTGGCTTCTGATTTCGAGCTCAGTGACTATAATCCTCATCAGAAGATTGAGATGAAGATGGCCATCTAA